From the genome of Symphalangus syndactylus isolate Jambi chromosome 7, NHGRI_mSymSyn1-v2.1_pri, whole genome shotgun sequence, one region includes:
- the PCDHB1 gene encoding protocadherin beta-1 has translation MAGARRKSLQNRQVGSLLIFLCVSVGGATTIRYSVAEEMESGSFVANVAKDLGLEVGKLAARGARLVSEGNKMHFRLHRKTGDLFVKEKLDRESLCGKADPCVLHFEIVLVEPLQSFRAEVRVFDINDNVPVFLNKEPLLKIPENTPLGSRFPLQSAQDLDVGLNGLQNYTLSANGYFHLHTRFRSHGPKYAELVLNKPLDREEQPEVNLTITAVDGGSPPKSGTAHIHVVVLDVNDHVPQFSRLVYQAQVSENSPNGSLVATVTAMDLDEGTNKAITYSLAQKSEAILKTFQIDPQTGEVRLRGPLDFEAIETYDIDIQATDGGGLSAHSKVLVEVVDVNDNPPEVMVSSVSSPLPEDSPPQTVVALFTIRDRDIQVGGKVTCFLREDLPFVIKPTFGNSYSLVTDRSLDREEVSGYNITLVAMDTGPPSLSTETMIEVLISDVNDNPPIFQEDSYILTVRENNSPAVFIGKVHAEDLDLGENAQITYSLLPPKNGDLSVFAYISINSDNGKLYALRTMDYEAIQDFQFVVKATDGGFLSLSSQVTVRVVVLDDNDNRPMILYPLQNGTLPCNDLVPRSAEAGYLVTKVVAVDGDSGQNSWLSYHLLKATDLGLFSVQRQNGEIRTLRQISERDSMMQKLIILVQDHGQPAFSTTVSLNILLVDGFSEPYLQFQDPIKHSRKVNPSTKYLIISLAILSFLFLLSVIVIFIIQVYQKIKYREKFTIREHFYDDCNFSNNLVQGRGNGSLSQPCPYEICSATGTGNSEFRFLKRFMPNFPFPHATGEIKTEAGSSLPPNSDTNTSWRSEGHDQVSNDYM, from the coding sequence ATGGCGGGTGCGCgtagaaaatctttgcaaaacaGGCAAGTGGGAtctcttctcatttttctgtGCGTATCTGTGGGGGGTGCGACAACTATCCGCTATTCAGTGGCAGAGGAAATGGAGAGCGGCTCGTTTGTGGCCAACGTAGCTAAGGACCTAGGTCTGGAGGTAGGGAAACTGGCTGCGCGCGGGGCGCGGCTGGTTTCCGAGGGCAACAAAATGCATTTCCGGCTCCACCGCAAGACGGGAGATTTGTTTGTGAAGGAGAAACTGGATCGGGAGTCACTTTGTGGCAAAGCCGATCCGTGTGTTCTGCACTTTGAAATAGTCCTGGTGGAGCCGCTGCAGTCCTTCCGGGCCGAGGTCAGGGTATTTGATATCAATGACAATGTCCCAGTTTTCCTAAACAAGGAGCCGCTTTTAAAGATTCCGGAGAACACCCCCTTGGGTTCACGTTTTCCTCTGCAGAGCGCCCAGGATCTGGACGTGGGCCTTAATGGTCTCCAGAACTACACCCTGAGTGCCAATGGGTATTTCCACCTGCACACCCGCTTCCGCAGCCACGGGCCTAAATATGCTGAGCTGGTGCTGAACAAACCCCTGGACCGAGAGGAGCAGCCTGAAGTCAACTTGACAATTACGGCGGTGGACGGCGGGTCCCCGCCCAAGTCTGGCACAGCTCACATCCATGTGGTGGTTCTGGATGTCAACGACCACGTGCCCCAGTTCTCGCGACTGGTGTACCAAGCCCAGGTATCAGAGAACAGCCCCAATGGCTCTTTGGTGGCCACGGTGACTGCCATGGACCTAGACGAGGGCACCAACAAAGCGATAACTTACTCTTTAGCTCAAAAATCAGAAGCAATTCTCAAGACGTTTCAGATTGACCCTCAAACTGGAGAGGTTCGACTAAGGGGACCCCTAGATTTTGAAGCCATTGAAACATACGACATTGACATTCAAGCTACAGATGGTGGAGGCCTCTCTGCCCACAGCAAAGTCCTGGTAGAAGTGGTGGATGTGAATGACAATCCTCCCGAAGTGATGGTCTCCTCTGTGTCCAGCCCACTCCCTGAAGACTCACCACCACAGACAGTAGTAGCCCTTTTCACTATTAGAGACCGGGACATTCAAGTGGGAGGAAAAGTCACCTGCTTCCTCAGAGAAGACCTTCCCTTTGTAATCAAACCTACATTCGGAAATTCTTACTCGCTGGTCACTGACAGAAGCTTGGATCGGGAGGAGGTCTCAGGCTATAATATCACCCTTGTTGCCATGGATACTGGACCACCTAGCTTGTCCACCGAGACTATGATAGAGGTGCTAATATCCGACGTTAATGACAATCCTCCAATATTTCAGGAAGATTCCTATATCTTGACTGTTCGAGAAAACAATAGTCCTGCGGTTTTTATTGGCAAAGTCCATGCTGAGGATCTTGATTTGGGTGAGAATGCCCAAATAACATATTCTCTGTTGCCTCCAAAAAACGGAGATCTATCAGTCTTTGCGTACATATCCATAAATTCAGACAATGGGAAGCTCTACGCACTGAGAACCATGGATTATGAGGCCATTCAAGATTTTCAATTTGTGGTAAAGGCAACTGATGGGGGCTTCCTGTCACTGAGTAGCCAAGTTACTGTCAGAGTGGTTGTTCTAGATGACAATGACAATCGTCCAATGATCTTATACCCACTGCAAAATGGCACCTTGCCCTGCAATGACCTGGTACCCAGGTCTGCAGAGGCAGGCTACCTGGTGACAAAAGTGGTGGCTGTGGATGGTGACTCAGGTCAGAATTCTTGGCTTTCATATCATCTACTTAAGGCCACTGACCTTGGGTTATTTTCTGTTCAAAGACAAAATGGAGAAATCCGTACATTACGGCAGATATCTGAGAGAGACTCCATGATGCAGAAATTGATCATTCTTGTTCAGGATCACGGCCAACCAGCTTTTTCCACTACTGTCTCACTCAACATCCTGCTGGTAGATGGCTTTTCAGAGCCCTATCTGCAGTTCCAGGATCCAATCAAGCATTCTAGAAAGGTAAATCCATCCACTAAATATTTGATCATTTCTCTGGccatcctttcctttctctttctcctctctgtcaTAGTGATCTTCATTATACAGGTCTACCAAAAGATTAAATATAGAGAAAAGTTCACAATTCGAGAGCATTTCTATGATGACTGTAATTTCTCTAACAACCTGGTACAAGGACGAGGCAATGGATCCTTATCTCAGCCTTGTCCATACGAAATATGTTCAGCCACTGGCACTGGTAATAGTGAGTTTCGCTTTCTTAAGCGCTTTATGCCCAACTTCCCTTTCCCTCAT